From a single Streptomyces liliifuscus genomic region:
- the allB gene encoding allantoinase AllB produces MSDDGWGELILRSTRVITPEGTRAASVAVSGGKITAVLAHDAEVPAGARLEDFGDDVLLPGLVDTHVHVNDPGRTEWEGFWTATRAAAAGGITTLVDMPLNSLPPTTTVDHLRTKRDVARSKAHIDVGFWGGALPDNVKDLRPLHDAGVFGFKAFLSPSGVDEFPELDQEQLALSLAEIAGFDGLLIVHAEDPHHLAAAPQKSGQRYADFLASRPRDAEDTAIANLIGQAKRLNARVHVLHLSSSDALPLIAAAKAEGVRVTVETCPHYLTLTAEEVPDGASEFKCCPPIREAANQDLLWQALADGTIDCVVTDHSPSTADLKTDDFATAWGGISGLQLSLSAVWTEARRRGYGLEDVVRWMSSRTAQLVGLDDRKGAIAVGLDADFAVLAPDETFTVDPADLQHRNRVTAYAGRTLHGVVRSTWLRGERIVANGEFADPRGQLLSRRG; encoded by the coding sequence GTGTCCGACGACGGATGGGGCGAATTGATCCTGCGCTCGACGCGCGTGATCACCCCCGAAGGGACGCGGGCCGCCTCGGTCGCCGTCTCCGGGGGAAAGATCACGGCCGTGCTCGCGCACGACGCCGAGGTGCCGGCCGGGGCCCGACTGGAGGACTTCGGCGACGACGTCCTGCTGCCCGGCCTCGTCGACACCCACGTGCACGTCAACGACCCCGGCCGCACGGAGTGGGAGGGCTTCTGGACCGCCACGCGCGCCGCGGCGGCCGGCGGCATCACGACCCTGGTCGACATGCCCCTCAACTCCCTGCCGCCGACCACGACGGTCGACCACCTTCGCACCAAGAGGGACGTAGCCCGCTCCAAGGCGCACATCGACGTCGGCTTCTGGGGCGGCGCCCTGCCCGACAACGTCAAGGACCTGCGACCGCTGCACGACGCCGGCGTCTTCGGCTTCAAGGCGTTCCTGTCGCCCTCCGGGGTCGACGAGTTCCCCGAGCTGGACCAAGAGCAACTCGCCCTGTCCCTCGCGGAGATCGCCGGATTCGACGGGCTGCTGATCGTGCACGCCGAGGACCCGCACCACCTCGCGGCGGCCCCGCAGAAGAGCGGCCAGAGGTACGCCGACTTCCTCGCCTCACGGCCGCGCGACGCCGAGGACACCGCCATCGCGAACCTCATCGGCCAGGCCAAACGCCTCAACGCGCGTGTCCACGTGCTGCACCTGTCGTCCAGCGACGCGCTGCCGCTGATCGCCGCCGCCAAGGCCGAGGGCGTACGCGTCACGGTCGAGACCTGCCCCCACTATCTGACCCTGACGGCCGAGGAAGTCCCGGACGGGGCAAGCGAGTTCAAGTGCTGCCCGCCCATCCGCGAGGCCGCCAACCAGGACCTGCTGTGGCAGGCGCTGGCCGACGGCACGATCGACTGCGTGGTCACCGACCACTCCCCGTCGACGGCCGACCTGAAGACCGACGACTTCGCGACCGCGTGGGGCGGCATCTCCGGCCTCCAGCTCAGCCTCTCCGCCGTCTGGACCGAGGCCCGCAGGCGCGGGTACGGCCTGGAGGACGTGGTCCGCTGGATGTCCTCGCGCACGGCCCAACTGGTCGGACTCGACGACCGCAAGGGAGCCATCGCGGTCGGCCTCGACGCCGACTTCGCGGTCCTCGCGCCCGACGAGACCTTCACCGTCGACCCCGCCGACCTCCAGCACCGCAACCGGGTCACCGCGTACGCGGGACGGACTCTGCACGGAGTCGTGCGGTCCACCTGGCTGCGAGGCGAACGCATCGTGGCGAACGGTGAGTTCGCCGATCCGAGGGGCCAACTCCTGTCCAGGCGAGGGTAG
- the aceB gene encoding malate synthase A: protein MSAPAPSPLAIVDAEPLPRQEEVLTDAALAFVAELHRRFTPRRDELLARRAERRAEIARTSTLDFLPETAAIRADDSWKVAPSPEALNDRRVEITGPTDRKMTINALNSGARVWLADFEDASAPTWENVVTGQVNMADAYTRSIDFTDERTGKSYALKAPEELATVVMRPRGWHLNERHLVDAEGTPVPGALVDFGLYFFHNAQRLLDLGKGPYFYLPKTESHLEARLWNDVFVFAQEYVGIPQGTVRATVLIETITAAYEMEEILYELRDHASGLNAGRWDYLFSIVKNFRDGGQKFVLPDRNAVTMTAPFMRAYTELLVRTCHKRGAHAIGGMAAFIPSRRDEEVNKVAFEKVKADKDREAGDGFDGSWVAHPDLVPIAMASFDAVLGDRPNQKDRLREDVDVKAADLIAVDSLDARPTYDGLVNAVQVGIRYIEAWLRGLGAVAIFNLMEDAATAEISRSQIWQWINAGVEFEHDGNTVKASPELAREIAARELADIRAEIGEEAFAAGRWQQAHDLLLTVALDEDYADFLTLPAYEQLAG from the coding sequence ATGTCCGCACCAGCGCCGTCCCCGCTGGCCATCGTCGACGCCGAGCCCCTGCCCCGGCAGGAAGAGGTCCTCACCGACGCGGCCCTCGCCTTCGTGGCCGAGCTGCACCGGCGGTTCACGCCCCGGCGTGACGAGCTCCTCGCCCGCCGTGCCGAGCGCCGCGCCGAGATCGCCCGCACCTCCACCCTCGACTTCCTCCCGGAGACCGCCGCGATCCGCGCGGACGACTCCTGGAAGGTGGCCCCGTCGCCCGAGGCCCTCAACGACCGCCGCGTCGAGATCACCGGCCCCACCGACCGCAAGATGACCATCAACGCCCTCAACTCGGGCGCCAGGGTGTGGCTCGCGGACTTCGAGGACGCCTCCGCGCCCACCTGGGAGAACGTGGTCACCGGCCAGGTGAACATGGCCGACGCGTACACCCGCAGCATCGACTTCACCGACGAGCGCACCGGCAAGTCGTACGCCCTGAAGGCCCCCGAGGAGCTGGCGACCGTCGTCATGCGCCCGCGCGGCTGGCATCTGAACGAGCGCCACCTCGTCGACGCCGAGGGCACCCCGGTCCCGGGCGCGCTCGTCGACTTCGGCCTGTACTTCTTCCACAACGCCCAGCGCCTCCTCGACCTCGGCAAGGGCCCGTACTTCTATCTCCCGAAGACGGAGTCGCACCTGGAGGCCCGCCTCTGGAACGACGTGTTCGTCTTCGCGCAGGAGTACGTCGGCATCCCGCAGGGCACCGTCCGCGCGACCGTCCTGATCGAGACGATCACGGCCGCGTACGAGATGGAGGAGATCCTCTACGAACTCCGCGACCACGCCTCGGGGTTGAACGCGGGCCGCTGGGACTACCTCTTCTCCATCGTCAAGAACTTCCGTGACGGCGGGCAGAAGTTCGTCCTCCCGGACCGCAACGCGGTGACGATGACAGCCCCGTTCATGCGCGCGTACACCGAACTCCTCGTCCGCACCTGCCACAAGCGCGGCGCGCACGCGATCGGCGGCATGGCGGCGTTCATCCCCTCGCGGCGCGACGAGGAGGTCAACAAGGTCGCCTTCGAGAAGGTCAAGGCCGACAAGGACCGTGAGGCGGGCGACGGCTTCGACGGATCGTGGGTGGCCCACCCGGACCTCGTGCCGATCGCGATGGCGTCCTTCGACGCCGTGCTCGGCGACCGGCCGAACCAGAAGGACCGGCTGCGCGAGGACGTCGACGTCAAGGCCGCCGACCTCATCGCCGTCGACTCCCTCGACGCCAGGCCCACCTACGACGGACTCGTCAACGCCGTTCAGGTCGGCATCCGTTACATCGAGGCGTGGCTGCGCGGCCTCGGCGCCGTCGCGATCTTCAACCTCATGGAGGACGCGGCGACGGCCGAGATCTCCCGCTCGCAGATCTGGCAGTGGATCAACGCGGGCGTCGAGTTCGAGCACGACGGGAACACCGTGAAGGCCAGTCCCGAGCTGGCCCGCGAGATCGCGGCCCGGGAACTGGCCGACATCCGCGCCGAGATCGGCGAGGAGGCCTTCGCGGCCGGCCGCTGGCAGCAGGCCCACGACCTGCTGCTGACAGTCGCGCTGGACGAGGACTACGCGGACTTCCTGACCCTGCCCGCCTACGAGCAGCTGGCCGGCTGA
- a CDS encoding HipA family kinase has product MLRQVSATRYIEPLRAGGSVPGVVEADDLGTYVVKFTGSAQGRKALVAEVIVGELARALGLRFPELVLVDFDPAIGAHEPHQEVQDLLRASAGLNLGMDYLSGARDFTPEVAETFPVDPLEAGRIIWLDALTVNVDRTTHSSNLMIWPTLGVAPARLWLIDHGAALVFHHRWDASEPDKAYDFRRHALGGHTPDTRAADAELAPKVTEELLRAITAEVPDAWLADEPGFATPDEAREAYVGYLLARARASAAWLPTDFPTREQLAAEDADRAAKTRRGRPNWLKQVPDLHGRPAVEHDGSVHLG; this is encoded by the coding sequence ATGCTGAGGCAAGTTAGCGCGACCCGCTACATCGAACCCCTCCGGGCAGGCGGCTCCGTGCCCGGAGTCGTCGAGGCCGACGACCTGGGCACGTACGTCGTGAAGTTCACGGGCTCGGCGCAGGGGCGCAAGGCGCTGGTCGCCGAGGTGATCGTGGGGGAGCTGGCGCGCGCCCTCGGGCTGCGGTTCCCCGAGCTGGTGCTGGTGGACTTCGACCCGGCGATCGGCGCGCACGAGCCGCACCAGGAGGTCCAGGACCTGCTCCGGGCCAGCGCGGGCCTGAATCTCGGCATGGACTACCTGTCCGGCGCCAGGGACTTCACTCCGGAGGTCGCCGAGACGTTCCCCGTCGACCCTCTGGAGGCGGGCAGGATCATCTGGCTGGACGCCCTCACGGTCAACGTGGACCGTACGACGCACAGTTCGAACCTGATGATCTGGCCCACGCTCGGCGTCGCGCCAGCGCGGCTGTGGCTGATCGACCACGGCGCGGCCCTGGTCTTCCACCACCGCTGGGACGCGTCGGAGCCGGACAAGGCGTACGACTTCCGGCGGCACGCGCTCGGCGGCCACACCCCCGACACGCGTGCGGCGGACGCCGAACTCGCGCCCAAGGTGACCGAGGAACTGCTGCGGGCGATCACGGCGGAGGTGCCCGACGCCTGGCTCGCCGACGAGCCAGGTTTCGCGACCCCGGACGAGGCCCGGGAGGCGTACGTCGGCTATCTCCTCGCCCGTGCCAGGGCCTCCGCGGCCTGGCTCCCCACGGACTTCCCCACCCGCGAACAGCTCGCCGCCGAGGACGCGGACCGCGCGGCAAAGACCCGGCGGGGGCGGCCCAACTGGCTCAAGCAGGTCCCCGACCTGCACGGCAGGCCGGCGGTGGAACACGACGGGTCGGTGCACCTCGGATGA
- the alc gene encoding allantoicase codes for MITVTAQHQNPPARFTGDANPYGGGDPYADHRSADFPFTQYANLADRQLGAGVVAANDEFFAQRENLLLPERAEFDPEHFGHKGKIMDGWETRRRRGASAEHPWPTADDHDWALVRLGAPGVVRGIVIDTAHFRGNYPQAVSVEGASVPGSPSPEELLADDVKWTTLVPRTAVGGHAANGFAVDVEQRITHLRVNQHPDGGIARLRVYGEVVPDPQWLSVLGTFDVVALENGGQVEDASNLFYSPATNTIQPGRSRKMDDGWETRRRRDQGNDWIRYRLVARSEIRAVEIDTAYLKGNSAGWAAVSVRDGVDGEWVEVLPRTRLQPDTNHRFVLTGPAVGTHARVDIFPDGGISRLRLFGSLTGDGATGLSARHQELGG; via the coding sequence CTGATCACTGTGACGGCGCAGCACCAGAACCCTCCGGCCCGTTTCACCGGCGACGCGAACCCCTACGGAGGCGGCGACCCGTACGCGGACCACCGCAGCGCCGACTTCCCCTTCACCCAGTACGCCAACCTCGCCGACCGGCAGCTCGGCGCCGGGGTCGTCGCCGCCAACGACGAGTTCTTCGCCCAGCGCGAGAATCTGCTCCTGCCCGAGCGGGCCGAGTTCGACCCCGAGCACTTCGGGCACAAGGGCAAGATCATGGACGGCTGGGAGACCCGGCGCCGGCGCGGTGCCTCCGCCGAGCACCCGTGGCCCACGGCCGACGACCACGACTGGGCGCTCGTACGCCTCGGCGCGCCCGGTGTCGTACGGGGCATCGTCATCGACACCGCCCACTTCCGCGGCAACTACCCGCAGGCGGTGTCCGTCGAGGGTGCCTCGGTCCCCGGCTCCCCGTCTCCCGAGGAACTCCTCGCGGACGACGTGAAGTGGACGACTCTCGTCCCGCGTACGGCGGTCGGCGGCCACGCGGCCAACGGCTTCGCCGTCGACGTGGAGCAGCGCATCACCCACCTCCGCGTCAACCAGCACCCGGACGGTGGCATCGCGCGCCTTCGCGTGTACGGCGAGGTCGTCCCCGACCCGCAGTGGCTGTCCGTCCTCGGCACCTTCGACGTCGTCGCCCTGGAGAACGGCGGGCAGGTCGAGGACGCGTCCAACCTCTTCTACTCACCCGCCACCAACACCATCCAGCCTGGGCGTTCCCGCAAGATGGACGACGGCTGGGAGACGCGGCGGCGGCGGGACCAGGGGAACGACTGGATTCGCTACCGGCTGGTCGCGCGGTCGGAGATCCGTGCGGTCGAGATCGATACGGCGTATCTCAAGGGCAACTCGGCGGGGTGGGCCGCTGTTTCGGTGCGGGACGGTGTGGACGGGGAGTGGGTCGAGGTCCTGCCCCGCACCCGCCTCCAGCCCGACACGAACCACCGCTTCGTCCTCACCGGCCCTGCCGTCGGCACGCACGCACGCGTCGACATCTTCCCGGACGGGGGCATCTCGCGGCTACGGCTGTTCGGTTCCCTGACGGGGGACGGGGCGACGGGGTTGTCTGCCCGACACCAGGAACTCGGGGGCTGA
- a CDS encoding calcium-binding protein, whose product MGRKALLRVMVVAAMAGSAVTMTGGPASAATGVFKSGTNIVVNAAQGRANNITVSLSGNYVIIQDTADTLTAGLNCTLLVNGTVACPVAVNSDTVVVNAGDGNDVITKTGNVRGDLKGESGNDVINGGPSPGSNILNGGAGTDTLNGGVTFDLLIGGPGADRLSGGGGTSDLVSYLDSTAGVFVDIDNAADDGIGGEGDNVRTDVEFVYGSQFGDTLTGGTAGDILSGFGGNDLLVGGTGNDTLVGGAGSDTHSGGAGNDTLDGVDGVFGNDSLNGGANTDTCTADTSDTKSACEA is encoded by the coding sequence ATGGGCAGAAAAGCGTTACTCCGGGTCATGGTGGTCGCGGCGATGGCGGGTTCCGCGGTGACCATGACCGGAGGGCCGGCGAGCGCGGCCACCGGTGTGTTCAAGAGCGGGACCAACATCGTCGTGAACGCGGCGCAGGGCCGCGCGAACAACATCACGGTCAGCCTGTCAGGCAACTACGTCATCATCCAGGACACCGCCGACACCCTGACCGCCGGTCTCAACTGCACCCTCCTGGTCAACGGCACGGTGGCCTGCCCGGTGGCCGTCAACAGCGACACGGTCGTGGTCAACGCCGGGGACGGCAACGACGTCATCACCAAGACCGGCAACGTCCGCGGTGACCTCAAGGGCGAGTCGGGCAACGATGTCATCAACGGCGGCCCCAGCCCGGGCAGCAACATCCTCAACGGCGGCGCGGGCACCGACACCCTGAACGGCGGCGTCACCTTCGACCTCCTCATCGGCGGCCCCGGTGCCGACCGGCTCAGCGGCGGGGGCGGCACCAGCGACCTCGTCAGCTACCTGGACAGCACCGCCGGCGTGTTCGTCGACATCGACAACGCCGCCGACGACGGCATCGGCGGGGAGGGCGACAACGTCCGCACCGACGTCGAGTTCGTCTACGGCAGCCAGTTCGGCGACACGCTCACCGGCGGCACGGCGGGCGACATCCTGTCCGGCTTCGGGGGCAACGACCTCCTGGTGGGCGGCACGGGCAACGACACCCTGGTCGGGGGCGCCGGCAGCGACACCCACAGCGGCGGAGCCGGCAACGACACCCTCGACGGTGTCGACGGCGTGTTCGGCAACGACTCCCTCAACGGGGGCGCCAACACCGACACCTGCACCGCCGACACGAGCGACACGAAGAGCGCCTGCGAGGCCTGA
- a CDS encoding SelT/SelW/SelH family protein — protein MTTENTHRVQIEYCTQCRWLPRAAWLAQELLTTFEQELTELALKPGTGGVFVVRVDDEVIWDRREQGFPEPTAVKRLVRDRVAPDKSLGHSEK, from the coding sequence GTGACCACTGAGAACACGCACCGCGTTCAGATCGAGTACTGCACCCAGTGCCGCTGGCTGCCCCGCGCCGCCTGGCTGGCCCAGGAGCTCCTCACCACCTTCGAGCAGGAGCTGACGGAGCTCGCGCTCAAGCCCGGCACCGGCGGTGTCTTCGTCGTACGGGTCGACGACGAGGTGATCTGGGACCGCCGCGAGCAGGGCTTCCCGGAGCCGACGGCGGTCAAGCGCCTCGTACGCGACCGAGTGGCCCCGGACAAGTCCCTGGGCCACTCGGAGAAGTGA
- a CDS encoding DUF5955 family protein, translating to MLRSLGQRPVTGSDEDPRVAELRTAVSRLRRELAAHPAEFPDRGIAEDELAALAAMAVTGMPEVPRLRRSLLLIAGSIGSVSALAAGLAGVRSAVELFGEPPRR from the coding sequence GTGTTGCGGAGCTTGGGACAGAGGCCAGTGACCGGCAGCGACGAGGATCCGAGAGTGGCGGAGTTGCGGACCGCGGTGTCCAGGCTGCGCCGCGAACTCGCCGCGCATCCGGCCGAGTTCCCGGACCGCGGCATCGCCGAGGACGAACTCGCGGCCCTCGCCGCGATGGCCGTCACCGGGATGCCGGAGGTGCCGCGCCTGCGCCGCTCACTGCTCCTGATCGCCGGTTCCATCGGCTCGGTCAGCGCACTGGCCGCCGGACTCGCGGGCGTACGCAGCGCGGTCGAACTCTTCGGGGAGCCGCCCCGGCGCTGA
- a CDS encoding IclR family transcriptional regulator produces the protein MPTSSASTTDAKPAASPGGVQSLERAFDLLERMADAGGEVGLSELSVSSGLPLPTIHRLMRTLVACGYVRQQANRRYALGPRLIRLGESASRLLGTWARPYLARLVEETGETANMALLDGDEIVYVAQVPSKHSMRMFTEVGRRVLPHSTGVGKALLAHVPADEVRALLSRTGMPAATEKTITTPDEFLSALEEVRSAGYAVDDNEQEIGVRCLAVSVPNSPTAAAISISGPAGRVTETATERIVPVLQQVAVELSEALASSGSAT, from the coding sequence GTGCCGACGTCCAGCGCCAGCACCACCGACGCCAAGCCAGCCGCCTCCCCCGGTGGCGTCCAGTCTCTTGAGCGCGCCTTCGACCTGCTGGAGAGGATGGCGGACGCGGGCGGCGAGGTCGGACTGAGCGAGTTGTCCGTGAGCAGCGGGCTGCCGCTGCCCACCATCCACCGTCTCATGCGTACGCTCGTGGCCTGCGGATATGTACGCCAGCAGGCCAATCGGCGCTATGCGCTCGGCCCGCGTCTGATCCGGCTCGGCGAGTCCGCGTCCCGACTGCTCGGCACCTGGGCCCGCCCCTATCTGGCGCGCCTGGTCGAGGAGACCGGCGAGACGGCGAACATGGCGCTGCTCGACGGCGACGAGATCGTGTACGTGGCGCAGGTGCCGTCCAAGCACTCGATGCGGATGTTCACCGAGGTGGGCCGCCGGGTGCTGCCGCACTCCACGGGCGTCGGCAAGGCCCTGCTCGCGCACGTCCCGGCGGACGAGGTGCGCGCCCTGCTGTCCCGTACGGGCATGCCCGCGGCGACGGAGAAGACGATCACGACGCCGGACGAGTTCCTCAGCGCGCTCGAAGAGGTACGGAGCGCCGGGTACGCGGTGGACGACAACGAGCAGGAGATCGGGGTCCGCTGCCTCGCCGTCTCCGTGCCCAACTCCCCCACCGCGGCGGCGATTTCGATCTCGGGTCCGGCCGGCCGTGTCACGGAGACGGCGACGGAGCGGATCGTGCCGGTGCTCCAGCAGGTGGCGGTGGAGTTGTCGGAGGCCCTGGCCAGTTCGGGATCGGCCACCTGA
- a CDS encoding nucleotidyltransferase family protein, protein MTENNEQVAGLLLAAGGGRRLGGRPKALLTHQGHPLVEHAVGTLRAGGCTRVHVVLGAAADTVRERALLPGCVLVDNPDWAQGMGSSLRAGLDSLAGTGARAVLVSLVDQPGIGPEAVARVHAAYASDETLAAAAYDGKRGHPVLFGARHWTAIAETATGDRGARAYLKAHEDEIVLVECGDVAQPYDIDTESDLVHLE, encoded by the coding sequence ATGACGGAGAACAACGAGCAGGTCGCCGGGCTGCTGCTGGCCGCCGGCGGGGGGCGCCGCCTCGGCGGGCGTCCCAAGGCGCTGCTGACCCATCAAGGACACCCGCTCGTCGAACACGCGGTCGGAACGCTGCGGGCGGGCGGCTGCACCCGGGTCCATGTGGTACTCGGCGCCGCTGCGGACACCGTGCGCGAGCGGGCCCTGCTGCCCGGCTGCGTACTCGTGGACAACCCCGATTGGGCGCAGGGCATGGGCTCCTCGCTGCGGGCCGGCCTGGACTCACTTGCCGGTACGGGCGCCCGGGCCGTACTGGTGTCGCTGGTGGACCAGCCGGGTATCGGGCCGGAAGCCGTTGCCCGCGTACACGCCGCGTACGCCTCGGACGAGACGCTCGCGGCGGCCGCGTACGACGGGAAGAGAGGACATCCGGTGCTGTTCGGCGCCCGGCACTGGACGGCGATCGCCGAGACCGCGACCGGCGACCGGGGAGCGCGCGCCTATCTGAAGGCACACGAGGACGAGATCGTGCTCGTCGAGTGCGGGGACGTGGCGCAGCCGTACGACATCGACACGGAGAGCGACCTGGTCCACCTTGAGTGA